In Mytilus trossulus isolate FHL-02 chromosome 6, PNRI_Mtr1.1.1.hap1, whole genome shotgun sequence, a single window of DNA contains:
- the LOC134723524 gene encoding ileal sodium/bile acid cotransporter-like, with product MTAVHVHVVRGMTKAVFTNTAFNNTIFNNTMFNNNTMLNTNTSFNNTKLDVVIDPTTVILKRLTSSLLIVLLAIIMMSLGCTIEVDKLIQQIKRPLPAIIGMALQFIVYPLVVFGLVHAFQLDHYNALGMLLLGTCPGGSLSNLITYWCSGDVVLSVCMTSLATTLAIGMMPLNLYIYYSSFSSQYLTIPYVKIATGLILILIPVSVGMLILRKLPKVAAIVVNFGGGIGFLFILLVTGINFYLYPQMFDVGWKLWCAASLMPIFGLMIGYLGAWACCFTRNQCRTVAIEVSSQNVALCLTLIFVSFKLEESTKIAMFPLIFGIFNVTILVIFTIICRIAFKLSKKKDPSEKQENVNDSKL from the exons ATGACggctgtacatgtacatgtagtgaGGGGAATGACTAAAGCAGTTTTTACCAACACAGCTTTCAACAATACAATATTCAACAACACAATGTTCAATAACAACACAATGCTTAACACCAACACATCATTCAACAACACAAAATTAGATGTAGTAATTGATCCTACAACAGTCATATTAAAGAGGCTGACGAGTTCTCTTTTGATTGTTCTTCTTGCAATCATTATGATGTCGCTTGGTTGTACTATTGAAGTAGACAAACTGATCCAACAGATCAAAAGACCACTTCCAGCTATAATCGGAATGGCATTACAGTTTATAGTATACCCGTTAGTGGTTTTCGGCTTGGTGCATGCATTTCAGCTTGATCATTACAATGCTCTAGGTATGCTCCTACTCGGTACCTGTCCAGGAGGAAGTTTGTCGAATCTGATAACATACTGGTGTTCCGGAGACGTTGTTTTAAG CGTTTGTATGACGTCACTGGCGACCACACTTGCTATAGGTATGATGCCGttgaatctatatatatactatagcAGTTTCTCGTCTCAGTATCTGACGATTCCCTATGTAAAAATAGCCACTGGTCTGATCCTTATATTGATACCAGTATCTGTTGGAATGCTTATCCTCAGAAAATTGCCGAAAGTTGCAGCAATTGTTGTAAAT tTTGGAGGGGGCATAGGATTCCTCTTTATCCTACTTGTTACTGGTATCAACTTTTATCTCTACCCACAGATGTTTGACGTAGGATGGAAGTTATGGTGCGCAGCCTCACTGATGCCTATATTTGGTCTAATGATCGGGTACCTAGGGGCATGGGCATGTTGTTTTACTCGCAATCAATGTCGAACAGTTGCTATTGAAGTTTCATCACAGAACGTTGCTCTGTGTTTGACATTGATTTTCGTGTCATTTAAACTCGAGGAATCCACAAAAATTGCTATGTTTCCTTTaatatttggaatttttaatGTCACAATACTTGTGATCTTTACAATTATTTGTAGAATAGCATTTAAACTTTCGAAGAAAAAAGACCCCAGTGAGAAGCAGGAAAATGTAAACGATAGCAAGTTATGA